Proteins co-encoded in one Bremerella sp. TYQ1 genomic window:
- a CDS encoding DUF1559 domain-containing protein, with protein sequence MKSSRSGFTLVELLVVIAIIGVLIALLLPAVQQAREAARRSQCVNNLKQHGLGLHNFHDTFKRFPPGTTNNMSPFGTATGRKWGTGWMVHLLPFVELGNVYDIVDFSQHWNDGAMSDACGADAGSPVFPIYECPSASLSKELCDHEVKTMIADYVGIAGVVNGFAGVSGGTEYASETGPATTNGVLYYNSKTGFNDLTDGSSNTMAISEVGAWLENSSGNRVDYRSTYYGFNMGTIGNNNNGTVLPTGNRDARLFNLTALRYPINRIGPFDSQCDTDGVCANYGNNAPLRSEHPGGVNVLFCDGSIHFIPETIDLPTFGNLAVRNDGNVATLP encoded by the coding sequence ATGAAGAGTTCTCGTTCCGGCTTCACGTTGGTGGAGCTTTTGGTGGTGATTGCCATTATTGGTGTCTTGATCGCGTTGCTTTTGCCTGCCGTTCAGCAGGCCCGGGAAGCGGCTCGCCGTTCGCAGTGCGTCAACAATTTGAAGCAGCATGGCTTGGGCCTGCACAACTTTCACGACACGTTCAAGCGATTCCCTCCGGGGACGACGAATAACATGTCGCCGTTCGGCACCGCCACGGGACGTAAATGGGGTACCGGCTGGATGGTGCATCTGTTGCCATTTGTCGAACTGGGCAACGTCTACGACATTGTCGATTTCAGTCAGCATTGGAACGACGGTGCGATGAGCGATGCTTGCGGCGCGGATGCCGGCAGTCCTGTCTTTCCGATTTACGAATGCCCTTCCGCTTCGCTCTCGAAGGAACTGTGCGATCACGAAGTGAAAACGATGATCGCGGACTACGTGGGGATCGCCGGCGTGGTGAATGGTTTCGCAGGCGTCAGTGGCGGAACCGAGTATGCCTCGGAAACTGGACCAGCCACCACAAACGGCGTGCTGTACTACAACAGCAAGACAGGCTTCAACGATTTGACCGATGGCAGCAGCAACACGATGGCCATCAGCGAAGTGGGGGCCTGGCTCGAGAACAGTTCCGGCAACCGTGTCGATTACCGCAGCACGTACTACGGTTTCAACATGGGAACGATCGGTAACAACAACAATGGTACCGTGCTGCCGACGGGTAACCGCGATGCTCGTTTGTTCAATCTGACCGCACTTCGGTACCCCATCAATCGAATTGGTCCTTTCGATAGCCAGTGCGATACCGACGGTGTTTGTGCCAATTACGGCAACAACGCTCCTTTGCGTTCCGAGCACCCCGGCGGCGTGAACGTTTTGTTCTGCGATGGCTCGATTCACTTCATTCCGGAAACGATCGATCTGCCAACGTTCGGCAACTTAGCCGTCCGTAACGATGGCAACGTGGCGACGCTTCCTTAA
- a CDS encoding DUF1559 domain-containing protein translates to MTIGQRRGAFTLVELLVVIAIIGVLIALLLPAVQQAREAARRMQCSNQLKQLGLAVHNYHDTYSKMVYAADPQSSSGARRRGASWIVRLLPYIEQSAIYDNYVFAGDSTMQEGPNPNAALIDNVVIPGLNCPSSPLEDRKSHGTNANGDITVQTGNYVGVHGSHFTGGTTSDVSTSTRCSLYYGEQVPNGAIAYINVGGDNEEVGCPARVSPIGFHSVTDGTSNTLMIGEQSDYQYAPDGSKLDLRSSTYLGGIWSNGSGSTYWTQNVTTLRHGINTYGGDGNTAAYQHNVSFTSAHPGGMLGAQVDGSVRFVPENIDFSILTGLCDRQDGNVLGQF, encoded by the coding sequence ATGACCATTGGACAACGAAGAGGCGCTTTTACGCTCGTCGAACTGTTGGTGGTGATCGCCATTATTGGTGTCTTGATTGCCCTGCTACTGCCAGCCGTTCAACAGGCCCGTGAAGCCGCTCGGCGGATGCAATGTAGCAACCAGCTTAAGCAGTTGGGCTTGGCTGTGCATAACTATCACGACACCTACAGCAAAATGGTGTACGCCGCCGACCCGCAAAGTTCTTCCGGGGCACGTCGCCGGGGTGCCTCTTGGATCGTTCGCCTGCTGCCGTACATCGAGCAGTCTGCCATCTACGACAACTACGTCTTCGCCGGCGATTCCACCATGCAGGAAGGGCCGAATCCCAACGCGGCACTGATCGATAACGTGGTCATTCCCGGTCTCAACTGCCCTTCGTCTCCCTTGGAAGATCGCAAGTCGCACGGCACCAACGCCAACGGCGACATCACCGTACAGACCGGCAACTACGTCGGCGTTCATGGTTCGCACTTCACCGGCGGAACGACCAGCGACGTCTCGACGTCAACTCGCTGCAGTTTGTACTACGGCGAACAAGTTCCTAACGGTGCCATCGCTTACATCAACGTCGGTGGCGATAACGAAGAAGTCGGCTGCCCCGCCCGAGTCTCGCCGATCGGTTTTCATAGCGTTACCGACGGCACCTCGAACACGTTGATGATCGGCGAACAGTCTGACTATCAATACGCCCCGGATGGTTCCAAGCTTGATCTTCGCTCGTCGACCTACCTGGGCGGCATCTGGAGCAACGGTTCCGGGTCGACCTATTGGACGCAGAACGTCACAACGCTGCGTCATGGCATCAACACCTACGGTGGCGACGGCAACACGGCTGCCTATCAGCACAACGTCTCGTTCACCTCGGCTCATCCCGGCGGAATGCTTGGTGCCCAAGTCGATGGTTCGGTGCGTTTTGTGCCAGAGAACATCGACTTCTCGATCCTGACAGGATTGTGCGATCGCCAAGATGGCAACGTGCTGGGTCAGTTCTAA
- a CDS encoding carboxypeptidase-like regulatory domain-containing protein produces MLPAMSSLRVLSQSGVLLLLISAIGCSSGEYSDLGQVTGQVTMDGQPLPEALVRFSPSSGRPAMGVTDAEGNYELIYVRDIRGAEPGEYDVEITTWFRPETIEDAHKKRTEKIPTKYNKRTTLSATVEQGKNEIDFPLESK; encoded by the coding sequence ATGCTACCTGCTATGTCTTCGCTTCGCGTCTTATCGCAAAGCGGCGTATTGCTGCTTCTGATTTCCGCTATCGGCTGCTCTTCCGGCGAGTACTCCGATCTCGGCCAGGTCACCGGCCAAGTCACCATGGATGGCCAGCCACTGCCGGAAGCTTTGGTTCGCTTCTCCCCTTCCTCCGGTCGTCCAGCGATGGGGGTTACCGACGCAGAAGGCAACTACGAACTGATCTACGTCCGCGATATCCGAGGCGCCGAACCAGGGGAATACGACGTCGAAATCACGACATGGTTCCGCCCTGAAACGATCGAGGATGCCCACAAGAAGCGAACCGAAAAGATTCCCACTAAGTACAACAAACGCACGACCCTATCCGCCACGGTCGAGCAAGGGAAAAACGAAATCGACTTTCCACTCGAGTCGAAATAA
- a CDS encoding DUF1559 domain-containing protein: MSHVTPSKKGFTLVELLVVIAIIGVLIALLLPAVQQAREAARRIQCSNNLKQMGLALHNFHDTYGAFPVGTTDDDMNNWGWGVYLLPYIEQNNIYTAMTTRAASNVPPAFLVYKSGSHINVDTYDSTTSTTNPTAVVNPNTGSAIAGEGGATQVIQAFICPSDILPETEDNGFAKSNYLGCMGSNYGGTAPNMPNSFPWDTATEGGQSPGSLGRNYWGVSMNGVFGADGSNTDTWMRRFADITDGTSNTIAIGEVSVSEHVNPSTTTDTRYPIWAGANGFCCAMRRLGGVLRMANSQFYINRKLGDASDQSFGSQHPGGAQFVYCDGSVSFLSENINTDIYSYMAGRNDGNVTGSF; the protein is encoded by the coding sequence ATGTCGCACGTCACACCAAGCAAAAAGGGGTTCACGCTCGTCGAACTTCTGGTGGTTATCGCCATTATTGGAGTGCTGATCGCGCTGCTGCTGCCTGCCGTTCAACAGGCTCGCGAAGCGGCTCGACGTATTCAGTGCTCGAACAACTTGAAGCAGATGGGCCTCGCGCTGCACAACTTCCACGACACCTACGGCGCCTTCCCTGTGGGCACCACCGACGACGACATGAACAACTGGGGCTGGGGCGTCTACCTGCTTCCTTACATCGAACAGAACAATATCTACACCGCGATGACGACCCGCGCCGCCTCGAACGTTCCACCGGCGTTCCTGGTTTACAAGTCAGGCTCGCACATCAACGTCGATACCTACGACAGCACAACAAGCACCACCAACCCAACCGCGGTTGTCAATCCAAACACCGGCAGCGCTATCGCCGGCGAAGGGGGTGCCACTCAAGTGATTCAAGCGTTCATCTGCCCAAGCGACATCCTTCCTGAAACGGAAGACAACGGCTTCGCGAAAAGCAACTACCTCGGCTGCATGGGCTCCAACTATGGCGGTACCGCTCCGAACATGCCCAACTCGTTCCCTTGGGATACCGCAACCGAAGGTGGCCAGTCGCCTGGCTCGCTCGGCCGCAACTACTGGGGCGTTTCGATGAATGGCGTCTTCGGCGCCGACGGTAGCAACACCGATACCTGGATGCGTCGCTTCGCCGACATCACCGACGGTACCAGCAACACGATCGCCATCGGCGAAGTCTCTGTTTCCGAACATGTGAACCCCAGCACCACCACCGATACTCGCTATCCAATCTGGGCAGGTGCCAACGGCTTCTGCTGTGCCATGCGACGCCTGGGCGGCGTGCTGCGAATGGCTAACAGCCAGTTCTACATCAACCGCAAGTTGGGCGACGCGTCCGATCAAAGCTTCGGCAGCCAACACCCAGGCGGTGCCCAGTTCGTTTACTGCGACGGTTCGGTTTCGTTCCTTAGCGAAAACATCAACACCGACATTTACAGCTACATGGCTGGTCGTAACGACGGCAACGTGACCGGTTCGTTCTAA
- a CDS encoding DUF4339 domain-containing protein, producing the protein MAKSWYYRVGNAMHGPIGFSQLQQLAGSGVVTAETKVREGELGKWTSASQVSGLLSGESLVETLPVAASLVEPQLVEPQLVEPEPSRGRMTLKEVAARHHAKAQITLTMLLDNPRQFLDPLGEKESPAIREALEEVDRALQLRPEDTEFLKTKALLLWHGLGRVDEAQKLLDLAATLSPRDVTIPPLRQKTEASCFLATAAYGTTLSSELDVLRQWRDERLNPSPWGSVLVKAYYWASPSIARWVRRSPWLRRMTRRLLCGVIKRLKR; encoded by the coding sequence ATGGCTAAGAGTTGGTATTACCGAGTTGGCAACGCGATGCATGGGCCGATTGGGTTTTCGCAGCTGCAGCAGTTGGCAGGCAGTGGGGTGGTTACCGCGGAGACCAAAGTTCGCGAAGGGGAGCTGGGGAAGTGGACTTCCGCTTCGCAGGTTTCGGGGCTGTTGAGTGGCGAGTCGTTGGTCGAAACGTTGCCGGTCGCGGCGTCTCTTGTCGAGCCGCAATTGGTGGAACCGCAGCTGGTTGAGCCAGAGCCTTCTCGCGGGCGGATGACGCTGAAGGAAGTCGCGGCGCGGCATCATGCGAAGGCTCAGATCACGCTGACGATGCTGCTGGACAACCCTCGGCAGTTTCTCGATCCGCTAGGAGAGAAAGAATCGCCGGCGATTCGCGAGGCGCTGGAAGAAGTCGATCGGGCTTTGCAATTGCGGCCGGAGGATACTGAATTTCTTAAGACGAAGGCACTGCTGCTGTGGCATGGCTTGGGGCGCGTGGACGAGGCGCAGAAGCTGTTGGACTTGGCCGCGACGCTGAGCCCGCGCGATGTGACGATTCCACCTCTGCGGCAGAAGACGGAGGCTTCCTGCTTTCTGGCCACGGCAGCGTACGGGACGACTCTTTCTTCAGAGCTGGACGTTCTGCGGCAATGGCGAGACGAACGGTTGAATCCTTCGCCATGGGGCAGCGTGCTGGTGAAAGCGTATTACTGGGCGAGTCCATCGATTGCGCGATGGGTGAGACGATCGCCCTGGCTGCGGCGAATGACGCGGCGGCTGTTGTGCGGCGTGATTAAGCGGCTGAAGCGGTAG
- a CDS encoding transposase — translation MVTASAQRTLQDFRARSGNKRKKFVKLSVCVLVGSLLPAGMILSWGPGNDKCEAMELMGKSAQAIMPKKLFADAGYDADWVHVFSREFWKAESWIPPVTHRRDGTLGGEYRPLMTEENLKNSGYTKRWKVESFMSGLKRTVGSTLSARKPTAMLTEAALKVLTYALRR, via the coding sequence GTGGTGACGGCGTCCGCACAGCGGACCCTACAGGACTTCCGAGCCCGCAGCGGCAACAAGCGAAAGAAGTTCGTGAAGCTGTCGGTCTGCGTGCTGGTCGGGTCACTTCTGCCAGCAGGCATGATTTTGAGCTGGGGCCCTGGCAACGACAAGTGCGAAGCGATGGAGCTGATGGGCAAGTCAGCCCAGGCCATCATGCCCAAAAAACTATTCGCCGACGCAGGCTACGATGCCGACTGGGTTCACGTTTTCTCCCGAGAGTTTTGGAAGGCAGAAAGCTGGATCCCACCGGTAACACACCGGCGAGACGGAACGCTTGGCGGCGAATATCGCCCACTGATGACCGAGGAAAACCTCAAGAACTCAGGCTACACGAAACGCTGGAAGGTGGAATCGTTCATGAGCGGGCTGAAAAGAACCGTAGGTTCGACCCTTTCCGCGAGAAAGCCAACAGCCATGCTGACCGAAGCCGCCCTGAAAGTCCTGACCTACGCCCTGCGGCGTTAG
- a CDS encoding VIT domain-containing protein: MTRTTVLATSFLTALCVAFTAAVATAQGVIVIHHPHPIPLPRPIPTPQPTPPPQSYKITKLEVNANIKDQVAQVQVAQEFTNTGSRQMEVSFLFPLPYDGAIDSLTLMVDGKEFPAKLLPKDKAREVYESIVRSNKDPALLEWTGTGMFQTSVFPVPAGASREVNITYSQLLKKDGRLTDFLFPLSTAKYTDKPVEKVKVRLSIEAGQKLKSIYSPTHDVDITRNGNKRAVVKFEKDNFLPDNDFRLFFESNNQKLSASVISYRPQKSEEGFFLMLASPPPRDANEEPPKKTVLFVVDRSGSMSGEKMDQAREAAKYVLNHLNDKDLFNIVAYDSDVESFKPELQKADKKSVTEAIGFVDGLYAGGSTNIDGALTSAMKMVQDDDRPCYILFLSDGRPTNGETNEMKIVANAKANNSYDARMINFGVGYDVNSRLMDRLSREIKGQSQYVRPDEDLEEHVARLYRKINAPVMTDVKIKFDLEEGGNSFVNRLMPKDIVDLFEGEQLVQVGRYKKHGKAKITITGKVNGAQESFNFGADFIKESRDQSNAFVEKLWAIRRIGQIIDEMDLHGKNDELMTELVQLSTDHGILTPYTSFLADENQSVEELADARFGGSISLRRLRTETEKLAETSGRSAFSQRAAKQLYQNAQNVPAASGPMPAAESADAAAGMGMGGGGFGGRASGIVVQDTEKDELRVVESVRNVGNKTLFYRDKMWIDEEAAEEAKKAKAEIVDVERFSKPYFDLVAKNTKEENQVLSQQRANETLLVKLRGKYYRIK; this comes from the coding sequence ATGACCCGGACGACAGTTCTCGCAACCTCTTTTCTAACAGCACTTTGCGTCGCGTTCACAGCGGCCGTCGCGACCGCGCAGGGGGTGATCGTAATCCATCACCCGCACCCGATCCCCCTGCCACGCCCAATTCCAACCCCGCAACCCACGCCACCACCCCAGTCTTACAAAATCACCAAACTGGAAGTGAATGCGAACATCAAAGACCAGGTCGCGCAAGTGCAAGTGGCTCAGGAGTTTACGAACACCGGCAGCCGCCAGATGGAGGTCTCGTTCCTCTTCCCCCTGCCCTACGACGGAGCGATCGACAGTTTGACGTTAATGGTTGATGGCAAAGAGTTTCCGGCAAAACTGCTCCCCAAAGATAAAGCCCGGGAAGTGTACGAATCGATTGTTCGTTCCAACAAGGATCCTGCATTACTGGAATGGACAGGAACCGGCATGTTTCAGACAAGCGTGTTCCCCGTACCTGCTGGCGCAAGTCGTGAGGTGAACATCACTTACAGCCAGCTCTTAAAGAAGGACGGTCGGCTGACGGACTTTCTTTTCCCCCTTTCGACCGCCAAATACACCGACAAACCGGTCGAGAAAGTGAAAGTTCGACTCTCGATTGAGGCCGGCCAGAAGCTGAAAAGCATCTATAGCCCGACCCACGACGTCGACATCACGCGCAACGGAAACAAGCGTGCCGTGGTGAAATTCGAGAAGGATAACTTCCTACCTGACAACGACTTTCGACTCTTCTTCGAAAGCAACAACCAGAAGTTATCGGCAAGCGTGATTAGCTACAGACCTCAAAAGAGCGAGGAAGGCTTCTTCCTGATGCTCGCCTCACCGCCACCTCGTGATGCCAATGAAGAGCCCCCGAAAAAGACCGTCCTGTTCGTTGTGGATCGTTCAGGAAGCATGAGTGGCGAGAAGATGGACCAGGCTCGCGAGGCAGCCAAGTACGTCCTTAACCACTTAAACGACAAGGACTTATTCAATATCGTTGCCTACGACAGCGACGTGGAAAGCTTCAAGCCGGAGCTGCAGAAAGCGGACAAAAAGAGCGTGACTGAAGCGATCGGTTTCGTCGACGGACTTTACGCGGGAGGAAGCACAAATATAGACGGCGCTTTGACTTCGGCGATGAAGATGGTCCAAGACGACGATCGGCCGTGCTACATCTTGTTCCTCTCGGATGGTCGCCCAACCAACGGCGAGACGAACGAAATGAAGATCGTCGCAAACGCAAAAGCCAACAATAGTTACGACGCTCGCATGATCAACTTCGGCGTAGGTTACGACGTCAACAGCCGCCTGATGGACCGCCTGTCGCGGGAGATCAAAGGGCAAAGCCAATACGTTCGCCCGGATGAAGATCTGGAAGAACACGTGGCTCGGCTGTATCGGAAGATCAATGCCCCGGTAATGACCGACGTGAAGATCAAGTTCGATCTGGAAGAGGGTGGCAACAGCTTCGTAAACCGTTTAATGCCAAAGGATATCGTCGATCTATTCGAGGGCGAACAACTGGTCCAAGTCGGCCGATACAAGAAGCACGGCAAAGCCAAAATCACGATCACAGGCAAAGTAAACGGGGCGCAAGAGTCGTTTAACTTTGGCGCAGACTTTATCAAAGAAAGTCGAGACCAGTCGAACGCTTTCGTCGAGAAGCTGTGGGCCATTCGCCGGATCGGCCAGATCATCGACGAAATGGATCTCCATGGGAAAAACGACGAGCTGATGACCGAACTCGTTCAGCTTTCGACCGATCATGGAATCTTGACGCCGTACACCAGTTTTCTCGCGGATGAAAATCAGTCGGTTGAAGAACTCGCTGATGCTCGCTTCGGTGGCTCGATCAGCTTGCGACGACTACGAACCGAAACCGAGAAGTTGGCGGAAACGTCAGGGCGATCGGCATTCTCGCAACGTGCGGCGAAGCAGCTTTACCAGAACGCTCAGAACGTGCCGGCCGCTTCCGGTCCGATGCCAGCGGCGGAAAGTGCCGATGCCGCGGCAGGCATGGGTATGGGGGGTGGTGGCTTCGGTGGACGTGCCTCAGGCATTGTTGTGCAAGACACCGAGAAAGATGAGCTAAGAGTCGTCGAGTCGGTGCGAAATGTCGGCAACAAAACGCTCTTTTATCGAGACAAGATGTGGATCGATGAGGAAGCTGCCGAAGAGGCGAAAAAAGCCAAGGCCGAAATCGTTGATGTCGAGCGATTCAGCAAGCCCTACTTCGACTTAGTCGCGAAGAACACGAAGGAAGAAAACCAGGTTCTCTCGCAGCAACGTGCCAACGAAACGCTGCTCGTTAAGCTTCGAGGAAAGTACTATCGAATTAAGTAA
- the pgsB gene encoding poly-gamma-glutamate synthase PgsB: protein MATIVLLITAGLLIGYGIWELYRHRQRLSKIPIRVHVNGTRGKSSVARLIAAGLRASGMRTCCKTTGTLPRMIVPSGTEYPVFRPSKANVIEQVRIVDMAVEFEAEALVIECMALRPNLQWLCESKLVRATHGVITNAREDHLDVMGPTEKDVAWALAGMVPVKAKLFTAERDHLDVFAHASQDRATQLIGITEEDVQQITPLDLAGFMYVEHAENVALALRVCSDLGVDRATALRGMWEAKPDPGAMTAHEMDFFGRKIHFVNGFAANDPESTERIWTMALERYPEVERRVLVVNCRQDRPDRSQQLGESVTKWPAADFYVLIGTGTYIFAKTATEAGIDPLKLVFAEDLAAPDIFETILEYSGKTSLVMGIANIGGVGLDVVRYFANRSTQKTFK, encoded by the coding sequence ATGGCAACTATTGTTCTTTTGATTACCGCCGGTCTCTTGATCGGATACGGAATCTGGGAGCTCTACCGACATCGGCAGCGGCTTTCCAAAATTCCGATTCGCGTTCATGTGAACGGCACGCGCGGCAAGTCGAGCGTCGCCCGGCTGATCGCCGCTGGCTTGCGAGCTTCCGGCATGCGGACTTGCTGCAAGACGACCGGCACACTACCGCGAATGATCGTCCCTAGCGGTACCGAGTACCCTGTGTTTCGCCCGTCGAAGGCAAACGTGATCGAACAGGTTCGCATCGTCGATATGGCGGTCGAGTTCGAAGCGGAAGCCCTTGTGATCGAGTGCATGGCTTTGCGTCCTAACCTGCAGTGGCTATGCGAATCGAAGCTGGTTCGTGCTACGCATGGCGTCATCACCAACGCCCGCGAAGATCACCTGGATGTGATGGGCCCGACCGAGAAAGATGTCGCTTGGGCATTGGCCGGTATGGTTCCCGTCAAAGCGAAACTGTTCACCGCCGAGCGAGATCACCTCGACGTATTTGCTCATGCTTCGCAAGACCGCGCGACGCAGTTGATCGGTATCACGGAAGAAGACGTGCAGCAGATCACGCCGCTCGATCTCGCGGGGTTCATGTACGTCGAACATGCCGAGAACGTGGCGTTAGCGCTGCGGGTTTGCTCCGACTTGGGTGTCGACCGCGCCACCGCTTTGCGAGGCATGTGGGAAGCGAAGCCTGACCCTGGCGCGATGACCGCCCACGAGATGGATTTCTTCGGCCGCAAGATTCACTTCGTCAATGGCTTTGCCGCGAACGATCCTGAATCGACCGAACGCATCTGGACGATGGCATTGGAACGTTATCCCGAAGTCGAACGACGCGTGCTGGTGGTCAACTGCCGACAAGATCGGCCGGACCGTTCGCAGCAACTGGGCGAATCGGTCACCAAATGGCCGGCAGCCGACTTTTATGTGCTTATCGGCACAGGGACTTACATCTTCGCTAAGACAGCCACCGAAGCGGGCATCGATCCGCTGAAGTTGGTCTTCGCTGAAGACCTCGCGGCACCTGACATCTTCGAGACGATTCTGGAATATTCCGGAAAGACATCGCTGGTGATGGGGATCGCAAATATTGGTGGCGTCGGCCTCGACGTCGTTCGCTACTTCGCAAATCGCAGTACACAGAAGACCTTTAAATGA
- the pgsC gene encoding poly-gamma-glutamate biosynthesis protein PgsC yields MTGIITVAIGVGLAVSLVFSELFGLAAGGMVVPGYFALFLDQPVNISMTVVAALLTFFLVHLLSNIVIVYGKRRTVLMILIGFLVRSLFDALPVWALTPLQALQAQPMETTEPVQVIGYIIPGLIAIWLDRQGVVETLSALFIASTAIRLILILAFGTELHL; encoded by the coding sequence ATGACGGGGATTATTACAGTCGCAATTGGGGTTGGCCTGGCGGTCAGCCTCGTGTTTTCCGAGCTTTTCGGACTTGCCGCCGGCGGCATGGTGGTGCCAGGCTACTTCGCGTTGTTCCTGGATCAGCCGGTCAATATCAGCATGACAGTCGTGGCTGCACTGCTGACGTTTTTCCTGGTGCACCTGCTGTCGAATATTGTCATCGTGTATGGCAAACGCCGCACGGTGTTGATGATTTTGATCGGCTTCTTGGTTCGCTCGCTGTTCGATGCGTTGCCAGTGTGGGCATTAACTCCGCTGCAAGCGCTGCAGGCTCAGCCTATGGAAACGACCGAGCCGGTCCAAGTGATTGGCTACATCATTCCTGGCTTGATCGCCATCTGGCTTGATCGGCAAGGGGTAGTCGAAACGTTGAGCGCCCTGTTTATCGCCTCGACCGCGATTCGTTTGATCCTTATTCTCGCTTTCGGTACGGAACTCCACCTGTGA
- the pgsW gene encoding poly-gamma-glutamate system protein → MKKIYWRPKTVSRTALMLIASVAVAGLAIVENVRVDRKTRYYDEKLAATELAARGMEKLYLTRAELGYDIDPSLDPGRSGMVGLTNSAVTSMVGDLPSKLASANPNFAAIFVDMLRETGVEEGDVVAVGISGSFPALNLCMLSALETIGAKPVVIASGSSSQWGANIPELLWIDMERILYEEGILKTRSVAASLGGDNDRGLGLPENGIEIIRKSIERNKLPLIEKRVQESADERMKIYRQQAAQKPIACYINIGGGVVSTGRALGKESFKTGINLLPPPNIDQIDGVAPRFIREGIPVIHIVNAALIAEENGLPVPPTTYPEIGSGPVFIVNDYNRILTAVLLVLIVGGLYGFIRSDIGFRLLRVASPKKTSGPPEPMV, encoded by the coding sequence GTGAAGAAGATTTATTGGCGTCCTAAAACAGTTTCGCGCACCGCGCTTATGCTGATCGCTTCGGTCGCGGTGGCCGGACTCGCCATCGTGGAGAACGTTCGTGTCGATCGCAAGACGCGTTACTACGATGAAAAGCTGGCAGCTACCGAACTGGCCGCGCGGGGCATGGAAAAGCTGTACCTCACGCGTGCCGAGCTGGGCTACGATATCGACCCTTCGCTCGATCCCGGGCGTAGCGGAATGGTCGGCCTGACAAACTCGGCGGTCACAAGCATGGTGGGCGACTTGCCTTCCAAGCTGGCTTCGGCGAATCCAAACTTCGCAGCGATCTTTGTCGATATGCTGCGAGAAACAGGCGTGGAAGAAGGAGACGTAGTCGCCGTTGGTATCAGCGGTTCGTTCCCTGCACTGAACTTGTGTATGTTGTCCGCGTTGGAAACGATTGGTGCCAAGCCGGTCGTCATTGCCTCTGGCAGCAGTTCGCAATGGGGAGCCAACATCCCGGAACTGCTGTGGATTGATATGGAACGCATTCTGTACGAAGAAGGCATCCTGAAAACACGCAGCGTTGCTGCTTCCCTGGGTGGCGACAACGATCGTGGGCTCGGCTTGCCGGAAAATGGCATTGAGATCATTCGTAAGTCGATCGAACGGAACAAGCTTCCTTTGATTGAAAAGCGGGTCCAAGAAAGTGCCGACGAGCGGATGAAGATCTATCGGCAGCAAGCGGCCCAAAAACCGATTGCTTGCTATATCAACATCGGCGGCGGGGTCGTTTCGACAGGGCGTGCGCTTGGAAAGGAATCGTTTAAAACGGGGATCAACTTGCTGCCTCCACCGAACATCGACCAGATCGATGGCGTGGCTCCGCGGTTCATTCGCGAAGGGATTCCGGTGATTCATATCGTCAATGCGGCCCTTATCGCGGAAGAAAACGGACTGCCGGTTCCTCCGACGACCTATCCGGAAATCGGTAGTGGGCCAGTGTTTATCGTAAATGACTACAACCGAATCCTGACCGCTGTTCTGCTGGTGCTGATTGTGGGGGGGCTGTACGGTTTTATTCGCTCCGACATTGGTTTCCGCCTGCTGCGAGTCGCTTCGCCGAAGAAAACGAGCGGTCCGCCGGAACCGATGGTTTAA
- a CDS encoding DUF6580 family putative transport protein: MPEENQTPNHRSHHLRIWLVVGLCLAYCVFLRVLPYALTAMGAQNDWFSQYFPWSLTPILAVGMFAGAMMSNRYAAAGVMLASLVLSDLGIWAASGHFDWAFYPGTPFNYICLTATILAGYALRNDRSWIKPIGMGVLASVAYFLVSNFGSWLTLEEYPKTAQGLVQCYVSALPFYRNLLAGTCIGTVLLFCPAVLNALAPRETEATDATEPGSSVAR; this comes from the coding sequence ATGCCTGAAGAAAACCAAACTCCGAACCATCGCTCCCACCACTTGCGGATTTGGCTGGTGGTGGGCCTTTGCTTGGCCTACTGCGTTTTCCTGCGTGTACTACCGTACGCGTTGACAGCGATGGGTGCTCAGAACGATTGGTTTTCGCAGTACTTCCCGTGGTCGCTCACACCGATCTTGGCCGTGGGGATGTTCGCTGGTGCGATGATGTCCAATCGATACGCGGCTGCCGGCGTGATGCTGGCATCGCTCGTGTTGAGTGATCTTGGCATTTGGGCTGCCTCGGGCCACTTCGACTGGGCTTTCTATCCAGGTACACCGTTCAACTACATTTGCCTGACGGCGACCATCTTGGCCGGATATGCCCTGCGTAACGATCGAAGCTGGATCAAACCGATCGGCATGGGCGTGCTGGCGAGCGTGGCTTACTTTTTGGTCTCGAACTTCGGCAGTTGGCTGACGCTGGAAGAATACCCCAAGACTGCTCAGGGCTTAGTGCAGTGTTACGTCAGTGCGTTGCCGTTCTATCGTAATCTTCTGGCCGGCACATGCATCGGAACCGTTTTGCTGTTCTGCCCTGCGGTGCTGAACGCTCTTGCTCCGAGAGAAACCGAAGCAACCGATGCGACCGAGCCTGGTTCTTCGGTCGCGCGGTAG